Genomic segment of Ramlibacter henchirensis:
CCGCTGCTGGCCACAACGCGGATCGACCCAGGATCAACCCCATTCACCCAACCGGCAGTGCTGACCAGCGGTGTTAGCAGCAGCGAGCCAGCAACTGCCGAACGGACTGCAGAACCCAATATCGGCCCGCGCCGATTCAGTCGCAACACACCTTCTTTGACGCGGCTCAACGCGTCACCCGCTCCACAAGAGCGTTGTCAGCCATGCTGGAGGGGCAATTGCCGGCCGTGCTCTGGATGCGCCTGACGACGTACTCACCGTCGCCCGGCACTTTGAACGTGTCGCCCACACGTCGACCCTTCTGCACGCACATTGAAACCTCGGCCGCACCCCCCGCACCCGGCGCGGCCGACGAGGTGCCGGCAAAGGCCGTTCCATCTTTTTTCGTGGGAATGAGTGCAGAGCCGCTCGCAGCTTTTACCTTGATCTCTTTGACGGCCTCTTCAAGGGCCACCATTCGGTAAGACGTCGAGGGGTGCGACGCGGAGTGAGTGCCCTTGATGTTGCCCGGGTTCGCGGCCGCCATGCGACGCCAGAACTTCGGCGCGTCGTCTATCGCATAGCCCGCCGCGGCCATCATGTACAGCCCCACGTAGTCGGCCTCTGCCTCAAACTCCTGGGAATACGCGCTAGCTGCGGCCTGAGCGAAGTTCGCTTGGTTGTAAGCGCCTCGCGTCAGGACGGCTAGAGCCAAGTCAGCGACGAAGCCGCCGGCCGCGTTCGCCTTCTTCGCATCGATGTGGCGCATCGTGTTGTGAGCCAACTCGTGGCCAACGACCAGGGCTAATTCTTCGTCAGTGCGGGCGAAGTTCATCATGCCGCGGGTAATCATGATCCGCTCACCGTCTGCAAACGCGTTCAGGATTTGCTGAGGGGCAAGCACTGCAGGGTAGTCGCAAGCCGGCACAGGCTTCACTTCAAACTTCAGTTCTTCCACCCCCCGGCGCACTACCAAGGGCATCGGATCCTGAGCTTTCATCGTCCTGCGCTTCTCTGCGAGCGCTTTCGTGTCGGAAGTAGGAGTGCCGTAGATGGAGAGCACCCTGTCGCCAGGTCGAAGCCCGGCCGCCTCGGCTGGACTTCCCGGGACCAAGAACAAGACGGTGGGGACTTCGCTCGTACCGTAGAGACGCACCATGGAGCCGGCCAACTCACCCTTAGGGGTAGTCGCCAGTTCAGCGCCCCACGCGGGTCCCACCTTGGGGCACATGGCCACGCCCTTAGTACTGAGACGCCAATGAACTTCGCGCAGGCGCTTCGTCTCGGAGATCAGTTCCTCCGCCACGATGTCGAGCTGCTTCTGAGCCTCGGTCGCGGTCTGTTCCTTGCTGACCGACACGCGCTGGGTGGTGGGGCTGGCGCACCCAGTTAGTAGGAGCGCAACTAAGACTGGCAGCACAACCCTCATGATCTCTCCCTGTTGCAGTTTGTAAGTCGATCATAGGTGGCTGGTCAGTAAGCGGCAAGCATCCCCCGCTCTTTAATACGTCCGACCTCATCTGTTCAACGTATCCGACAGGTTCCCCCCAAGCTAGTCGCAACCTTTGGAGTGCAACCAACCGCGAGACCATCATGGCCGACGACAAAACGAACGCACACGGTCGAGACCGTGAGCGCATGAACGTGAACCAGGAGCATCAAGTACGCGACTGGAGCAAGACCCTGGGAGTCAGCCCCCGAGCAGAAGAAGGCGGTTTGCCGCCGGCGGAGATCGCGTCAAGAAGGTGCGCGAGTACCTGAAGTCCGACAAGCCCCGCTGACCGAGTCTCGCGGGCGCCTGACACGGTGCAGCCGACTAGTCTCAGAATAACTAGTTCGTTAGTTCACGGAACGTCCGCCGCTCGTCGCGGAAGCAACGGTAGCGCTGACGCCGACGGCGTAACGGCGCATCATGCATTTGCTGTACCGCCCCCCGCGCGGCTCGCGGGGTGTTCTGGGAGAGGCAAATGCGATCCACTCTTGCGGCCCTGCTCTTCGCCGCATCGTTCGGTGCTCAGGCGATGTGCGTCGGCACCCCGAACTTCCAGAGCTGCACCGACAGCTCCGGCAACTCGTACACCGTAAACCGATTCGGCAATACGACCATGATGCAGGGGTCGAATCCGAACGGTTCACAGTGGAACCAAACCAGCCAGACCTACGGCAATACGACGTTCCACAACGGGACCGCTGCCAACGGCAACAACTGGAACGGCACGACGACGAGCATTGGGAACACGCAAATCCACCAAGGCACCGACAGCAGAGGCCGGCCTTATCAGCGGACGTGTGGCCCATTCGGCTGCCACTGACCCGCGGCACCTGCTTCTGAGGTTATCGAAGCCCGCTGGGTTTCAAGCGCTGAGAAGCCCGCCAGTCCGAGGGCGCAAGTGGCTCAGGGTCGTCCCAAAGCCCGGCGCGACTAGCGCGCGCGCCCTCCTCTAGCCGCTTGATCTCGGGGTCGGTCAGGTAGCGCGTGAACGCCCACGCCATGCCTTGCCGCACCTGCTCGGAGCTGGCGTCTTTCCCGCGGCATTCCAGACGCGCCACGGTGCGCCCGTAGCCGTCGCGCGCCAGTGGCTTGATGGTTGCCCAGACGCCGAAGCACAGCACGCTCAGAGCGGCCTTGGAGCGCTTCCCGTAGGCCTGCGCACTCTCCGGCGCATCGATCTCCGCCAGCCGCACGGAAACCTGTTGGGAGGCGCCAGGCTCGCCGCAGCGAGCCTTGACGGTGTCGCCGTCGCTGATCGCGACAATCAAGCAGATGGCAGCCGCAGCAATCAATCCAAGCCCAAACCGGTTCTAGCTTCTGCCAGGCACCTCTCCTGAGACTCCTTGAGTCGACTATTCAGGTAATTCGCCTGCGATGTCGACAACGAGCACTCGTCAGACTGTTCTTGCTGGCCGTACATCTTCTCGCAATGGCTTTTTCCAAGGTACGGGTTCCCTGCAACCAGCGGATCCCGAAGGCAGTGCTGATATTCAGTCTTGTTCCTGCTCGCCTTTAGCTTGCACGCGTTTGCCCAATCCATGTCGTAGATAGCGCGGGCACTACGATTGCAGCGCTCATAGGCCGCTCGGCGTGCGGCTGCGGCTTGCTCCTTCTGGTGCTCGGCCGCCGCCTCCTTTTCAGACTTCGCGCGCTCGACGCCCGGCAAGAAGACAACGTAGTGATAGAAGACCCCGCCTCCACCCATTAGCGCGCCAGCGATGACGGATGCTTTCACGAACTTATCCACGGCAACCCCTCCTCAGTCCGCAAGGTAACTCAAGGCCGCCGAATGGCGCAATTGGGTGGTCTGCCCTACTTGACCGCTGGAGCCTGTTCGCTGCGGCATCTTCCTTGAAGACGATTCCCGCCTGCTCCAGCAGCGACGCCTCCAACTTTTCGTGATACATGCGAAGCAAGTCCACCGGACGCCGGATGCAGTTCTGCTCCCGAACGCCTTGCGGCGCGTGCCCTGAATCTGCATCGCCACGCCCGCCGGGATCTCGACCCACTCGGAGAAGGTAGCGAACGAACGGCGCAGCCCCTGCAGCGTGATGCGCGGCAACTCCGCGACACCGCAGGCGAGATCTGCGCGTCGCCAGGCTCGACCAGCCGGCCGCTCTCGCTCTTCGGGGTGGAGAACACCCACTTCTTGCGCCCAGGCAGACCCGCCAGCAGGTGCGCCGTGTAGGGAGTCTCGGGATCAGCCTGTGCCCCTCGATCTTCTCAAGGATCCGGATGATGCGGCGCTGGAAATTCACATCCTCCCATTGCAGCGCGAGCGGCCCATTTGGCCGCGGTCCGTTCAGGAGCATGAACTGCAGGTAGGCGGAGATCACGGGGTTCGACAACTCTCGCAAACCGCTCGGAACCAGGCGCCCAGCTCCTCCTTCTGAAGAACAAGGTTCCGCTTGTCCGCCTTGCCCAGCGTCTCCCTTACACGCCTGCTCTTCGCCGCCTCCACGCTAACGAGCCCACCATAGTCCTTGTGACCCGCGCACCAGCCCAGGAAGGCCGTAGATGTCTGCCTTGTCTACCGGCTCCTAGGTGAACTGAGGTCGGGTGTGGGTGTTGTCCTCGCGGAACACCACTTCTACATGCCTTGCAGCGAGCAGACGGAAGGCGTCGATGGGCCTGGTCGGTATAGGCAGCTCCGACGCTCGACGGCGCCTGGGCGGCGACGTGCCTCAAATCAGCAGCGACGGCGCGGGCAAACCTACCGGGCCGGCACCAACTCAGATTTGCAATTGGCGGGATCGCCGTTCAGAATCCAACATCCGTAGGAGGAGATGGGAAATGCGCTGCCTTGCTTGCCAGAAAGAGATCTCAATGGCCGCGAAGGTTTGTCCCTATTGCCACCGCGACACGACGGAGTCGGGACAGGCGCACGGGTCCATGATGCTTGGCGCGATCATCGGAGGGGTGATTGGCTACTTCGTGAACGGCATCTGGGGCATGTTCATCGGCATCATCGTTGGCGGCACTGCTCTGGGGATTGGCCCAATACTGAAGGCTTCAAAATCGCCAGCTCCGCCGGCGAGTGTCAGCGTCGACAGAATCGCCAATGAGCCGCCGCCCGCATCTCGCCAGCTTTCTCTGGCGCAGAGGTTGACCAGTCTCGATGAGGTCCGGGCCAAGGGTCTGATAACAGACGAGGAGTTCGCCAAGAAGAAGGCGGACATCCTCAAAAAAGCCTAAAGGCGGCTGCGCAAAGTTCTATGGAGATAACTGCGTGTCTACGACATTGCAGATACCTGGAGAGTTTGGATTCTCAAGCCGGGAGTGCCTCATTCGCACGACTGGGCCGAACTGAGCTCGGGCTTGATCGGGTGTAAGGGAAGCGACAAGGACCAGGTCCAATCAATAGTGCTGGGGGCATTGCTGGGAAAAGGCCGCCTGGTGCCGCTCGGCAAGAACACCCCGACATTGCTGGGCCTCCGTCTGCCTCAGGATCAAGGCGTGAGATTTCGGGATTGGCTCCAAGGG
This window contains:
- a CDS encoding M48 family metallopeptidase, with the translated sequence MRVVLPVLVALLLTGCASPTTQRVSVSKEQTATEAQKQLDIVAEELISETKRLREVHWRLSTKGVAMCPKVGPAWGAELATTPKGELAGSMVRLYGTSEVPTVLFLVPGSPAEAAGLRPGDRVLSIYGTPTSDTKALAEKRRTMKAQDPMPLVVRRGVEELKFEVKPVPACDYPAVLAPQQILNAFADGERIMITRGMMNFARTDEELALVVGHELAHNTMRHIDAKKANAAGGFVADLALAVLTRGAYNQANFAQAAASAYSQEFEAEADYVGLYMMAAAGYAIDDAPKFWRRMAAANPGNIKGTHSASHPSTSYRMVALEEAVKEIKVKAASGSALIPTKKDGTAFAGTSSAAPGAGGAAEVSMCVQKGRRVGDTFKVPGDGEYVVRRIQSTAGNCPSSMADNALVERVTR
- a CDS encoding SHOCT domain-containing protein, with protein sequence MAAKVCPYCHRDTTESGQAHGSMMLGAIIGGVIGYFVNGIWGMFIGIIVGGTALGIGPILKASKSPAPPASVSVDRIANEPPPASRQLSLAQRLTSLDEVRAKGLITDEEFAKKKADILKKA
- a CDS encoding DUF3606 domain-containing protein, with protein sequence MNVNQEHQVRDWSKTLGVSPRAEEGGLPPAEIASRRCAST
- a CDS encoding thermonuclease family protein, whose product is MIVAISDGDTVKARCGEPGASQQVSVRLAEIDAPESAQAYGKRSKAALSVLCFGVWATIKPLARDGYGRTVARLECRGKDASSEQVRQGMAWAFTRYLTDPEIKRLEEGARASRAGLWDDPEPLAPSDWRASQRLKPSGLR